A window of Dromiciops gliroides isolate mDroGli1 chromosome X, mDroGli1.pri, whole genome shotgun sequence contains these coding sequences:
- the LOC122733316 gene encoding 60S ribosomal protein L10, giving the protein MGRRPARCYRYCKNKPYPKSRFCRGVPDAKIRIFDLGRKKAKVDEFPLCGHMVSDEYEQLSSEALEAARICANKYMVKSCGKDGFHIRVRLHPFHVIRINKMLSCAGADRLQTGMRGAFGKPQGTVARVHIGQVIMSIRTKVQNKEHVIEALRRAKFKFPGRQKIHISKKWGFTKFNADEFEDMVAEKRLIPDGCGVKYIPNRGPLDKWRAFHSS; this is encoded by the exons ATGGGCCGCCGCCCGGCTCGTTG CTACAGATACTGTAAGAACAAACCATATCCAAAATCACGTTTCTGCCGAGGTGTTCCTG ATGCAAAAATACGAATTTTTGACCTAGGTCGAAAAAAGGCAAAAGTGGATGAGTTCCCACTCTGTGGTCATATGGTATCTGATGAATATGAACAACTTTCCTCTGAAG CTTTGGAGGCTGCACGAATCTGTGCCAATAAATATATGGTGAAGAGTTGTGGCAAAGATGGTTTCCATATCCGTGTTCGATTGCACCCATTCCATGTTATTCGAATCAACAAAATGTTGTCTTGTGCTGGTGCTGATAG ACTCCAAACAGGCATGCGGGGTGCCTTTGGGAAACCCCAGGGTACCGTTGCTCGTGTACATATAGGGCAGGTGATCATGTCTATTCGCACCAAAGTCCAAAACAAGGAGCACGTGATTGAGGCTTTGCGCAGGGCCAAGTTTAAGTTTCCTGGTCGCCAAAAG ATCCACATCTCAAAGAAGTGGGGCTTTACAAAATTTAATGCAGATGAATTTGAGGACATGGTAGCTGAAAAGCGTCTCATTCCTGATGGCTGTGGGGTCAAGTATATCCCCAACCGTGGTCCGCTGGACAAGTGGCGTGCATTTCACTCATCATAA